One Triticum dicoccoides isolate Atlit2015 ecotype Zavitan chromosome 4B, WEW_v2.0, whole genome shotgun sequence genomic window carries:
- the LOC119293763 gene encoding uncharacterized protein LOC119293763, which produces MDLHLPIVHPGAVPAGNVEMGHQAQAAAVNPPPPAAHGQPAVNQQQLGGQGPNTWVGNDANTLLVVATLITTLTYQLGTNIPGGYWQETKSLDGRELYRAGDPIMRDLHRPRYWLFMAASWVGFASSMVMTLSLLVRMSADSRHVRWSFVVAYSSLVLTFVVSQPRTHLSMDILVWAGVLAFLWLVISVHPEHRTRIVQALCCSHRN; this is translated from the exons ATGGACCTCCACCTCCCCATAGTCCACCCAGGCGCGGTGCCGGCGGGCAACGTCGAGATGGGCCACCAAGCGCAAGCAGCAGCCGTGAACCCGCCGCCACCAGCGGCTCACGGCCAGCCGGCCGTGAACCAGCAGCAGCTCGGCGGGCAGGGACCGAACACCTGGGTCGGCAACGACGCCAACACGCTGCTGGTGGTGGCCACGCTGATCACCACGCTAACCTACCAGCTCGGCACCAACATCCCCGGCGGGTACTGGCAGGAGACAAAGTCGCTGGACGGCAGGGAGCTGTACCGCGCCGGCGACCCTATTATGCGCGACCTGCACCGCCCAAG GTACTGGCTGTTCATGGCGGCGAGCTGGGTTGGGTTCGCGAGCTCGATGGTGATGACGCTGAGCCTGCTGGTGCGGATGTCGGCGGACTCGCGGCACGTGCGGTGGTCGTTCGTGGTGGCCTACTCCAGCCTCGTGCTCACCTTCGTCGTGTCGCAGCCCAGGACGCACCTGTCGATGGACATCCTCGTCTGGGCGGGCGTCCTCGCCTTCCTCTGGCTCGTCATCAGCGTCCACCCGGAGCACCGCACGCGCATCGTCCAGGCACTCTGCTGCAGCCATCGCAACTAG